The segment GCGAAAATCGCTTCGCCTTTCCTGTTGTCGCCGGAACGCTTCAGCAGATCTGCGATCGCAGGCAGTGGCTTCGCGTCTTTGAATGGCGGCAACGGGAAGTGCTTGGCCGCCGCGTCTCGAATGTAGCCCCAAGGCGCGCTGTGAAGTGTGGCAGCGATGACAGGTTCCAGCTCCGGATCGTTTTTGCCGTTCTGAACTCGCCACAAAAGATCGCCGGCGCCTGAACTGGTTTTGCCAAGAGCCCGAACTGCGGCGACGCGACGCTCCATTGGTTTGTCCTTGCCGTCCGAGAATCCGGCCAGCACGTGTCCACCCTCCCTGACGCCACAGCGAACCAACGCGTTGACATAACGGGCAAACTGCTCGTCACCTGATGTCACCAACGCGCGTTGCACCATTCCCAGCTTTTTTCGCCGCATCAAAATCGCCATGGCATCCGCTCCGACTTTTTTATCCGAGTTTTCTAGTGCGATGCTCAAGAGTTTTTTGTCGCGATCGTCGTCGCCGAAGTTCAGAGCCAGTTCGACAAACTCGGCGTCGTCGCAGTTCGACATGATTTCATCGATGCGAGCAGACTGTTCTGGTGACAACGATTCAAGCTGGATTCGATTCGTGGACTCGCGAAAGATTACTTTCGGTTTTTGCCCAGGGGTACGCTCAGCGAAAGCAAGTTTGCCAAGCCTCGATTCAGCGTCGCGCTGTGATGATTCGGAACACAGCGACTTGATAAAATCGAAGGCTCGAAAGTATCGTAAAACCTGGCTATCCGTCACATCCGGCTGGTTGATGATCTCGATCAACAGTTGCGGAGTCTGCCTCCCGCGAGACCGCCACACGATGTCTCGGAACGCAGCGGTAGAGATCTTTCCGTTTTCTTTCGCGACCACCAGCAAGTCCAGACAAGCGTCCCAATGGCCTTCTGCGGCAATCCCAAGGGCTTCGAGGTACCAACGATCATCACCATTGTGCTGCATTGCGAGCTGAATCCATTGCTCTGCCAGATTCGCGGGCTGCATGTCTCTTAGACCCACAGCGATCTCCCGGCGAACCTGAAGGCTCGGGTCAGCGTGATCAATTTTTTTCTCGACTGCATCCACGTTCAGCTTGCTACTGTATCGACGGCAGAACCGCAGCGTTGCAATTCGAATGTTCGGGTCCGAATCGGCAAGGCCCGTGTCGACGATCGATTCAAGTTTCTCTTGCGCGTCGGTCACCTCGCCCAGCAACCACATGGCTCGTGCCCGAAACCGTGGGTTAGAGTCGTTCCTCCAGGTTTTCCAGAGAGCGTCGATTACGTCTGCAGGCTTGTTCTTCTGGATGAAAGACCAGGCAAGAAAACGCCGTGATTGATTCGGGCTCTTGAGCCATTCAATCGCTGACTCATTGGTTAGCCGATCTGCAAACGACCAGGCTGTGCCAGTGCCCTTTGCGAATACACGAAACAGACGGCCGCGCTGGACGTCTCGCATTCGATGTCCGCCAACCCCGGGATCGTACCAGTCGGCAACGATCAAGGTTCCGTGGGGAGCAATGCAAACATCTGACGGTCGAAACCACTGATTTTTTTTCGCCCCGTCGACCATGTTGACGGTAGACGCCTGATACCCTGCCCCGTCATTTTCAACCGGATAGCTGCGAACGATGTTTGGGCCTGCATCGCAGTGGATAATCTGATTTCGGAAGACTTCAGGCAAAGCGTCGCCTTCGTACAGGCAGATTCCTGTCGGCGATCCGGCACCTGTTTGAAGCAAGTTGGGGATCACTCCAGGGTCGTTTAGATGCCAGTGTTTGAGCGGTACTTCGCTGTGCATGCCCGTGCGATTGGACCGCCATCCGCTGCCATCAGTTTCATCGCGATAGCCATAGTTTCCGTACGGCATCACGTAGTTGATGCGCGTCGACCGGTTTCCGTCGTCATCGTTGTCGGACTGCCAAAGCGTACCGAATGAGTCCACACAGACTTCCCAGTTATTACGGAAATTCCAAGCCAGTGTTTCGAATTCACTTCCATCAAGATTGCAACGAAAAACCATACCCTGTTGGTATGGCCGAATCGAATCCTTGACGACATTGCCTGCTCGGTCGACGATCGGTTCGCCTTGCGCATCGCAGATCTGTTTGCCTTCGTTACCAAAGTTAAAATACAGTTTGCCGTCTGGCCCAAAAACAAACGCATGAATGCCGTGGTCATGCTGTGTACCGCCGATGCCCGTGAAGAGAATTTCTTTGCGGTCAGCTTTCAGGTCGCCATCGTCATCGATCAGATAGAACACTGAATCGTTCGCCGACACGATGACTCGATTTCCAAGCACGCAGATTCCATGAGCCGAATCCACATCGCGGCCTTGATAGAAGACGCGCGTTTCATCGGCCTTTCCATCGCCGTCGGAGTCTTCGACGATGATGATACGATCGCCTTCGGTTCGTTCAGGGATGTCTCCGTTGGCGATTTTTTGCCGATAGTTGATGACCTCGCAAACCCAGACTCGGCCGGAGTGATCGACGTCGATATTCGTAGGGTTCGCGAGTAGCGGTTCCGCCGCAAAAAGCGTAACGTCGAGTTCCGGGTGAACGTCGAATTGTGACGTGGAAAGTTCGGGGCGGTGCTGACCGTCTTGAGCGAATCCGTTGGTGCCATGCGTGAGCACGACCACCGCCAGAAAGAATAAGTAGAGTCTCACAGTAGGCTCACATCATGGGGAGTTCTTGAGTCAATGGATTCAGTGCGATTGAATCTTCACGATTGAATAGGACAAACCCGTCTCTTGAAACAACTCTGGCTATGAAAATGCCTGAAATTCATGAAAAGAGTTTTGCGTCTAGCCGGTTAATGAATTCCGGCATTGATCCTGACGGATTGTGGCAGAATCCTGCTTACGCCGGACCTTAGGGTGCTCTTTTGGCGGCTGCGTGCTACTGTCGTGCGTCTTCGGCCGAACGTCAGAAGTGGCGCAATCTGAACACCCGGTAGATATGTGAAGTTTTAAGGAAAATTTCGTTACCAAATCGTTGAAAGGACATTCTGTTCTGCCCACAATGTAGGGTCGAACGAGGGTAATCGATACACCACAGCCACACTTCCGTATCCCCCAAAAAAACCTATTGAGGCCAACAACATGAATAAACAGAACGATTCGTCCAGTGTGAACAAAAAAAGATGGGCAGCATATAGCGCAGCGGGTTTAGCTGCGTTGGTATCTGGTGCTGATTCGGCTGAAGCTGAGATCACACACATCGAAGTTGGGACTACATGGACGACTGACAGTGATTTCTACTACGCGTTGGATGGAAGTGCTGCGTTGAATTTTTACCACCCTGGTGATCGCGCACTAGTTGGGGTATGGAACGGTGGGTACTACGGAAGCCTCGTTGGTGTGTCGAGTGGAGGCTTCAACTACGCGTCGAATCTTGCGTCAGGGGTGAATGTTTCAACGCAGGGTTTTCTTGGCTCTGTCTTTGCTGACTTTGCCGATGGCGGTGGGTATACGAACAGCCAGTTTGTCAATACATCCGGATTTTTCGCGTTTCGTTTCGACGGGGGTGCAGGCCAGCAATTTGGTTGGGGACGCCTCACTGCTGCGGGAGACTCGCCGGTAAACACTTTCACGATCGAAGAGTATGCGTTTGCAGATGTTGGAGAAGCAATCGAAGTAGGTCAGACTGTGTCAGCGGTTCCTGAACCTGGTTCATTGGGATTGCTCGCACTTGGAGCAGTTGGCGTTCTTGCCAGTCGCCGCAAGAAGCTTGCCTTGGCAAGTTAGTTTGCTTCACGCATTCAAGATTTTAAAGTCGCTCGCAAGTCGCGAGGGACTTTTTTTTTGTCATGATATTTGGATAGAGTTGTATGGCCGAAGCTAAGAAGAAAGTCCTTTTGATCGGTTGGGACGGAGCGGATTGGGAACATATCAACCCACTCATGGATGAAGGCCTCTTACCAACTCTGGAAGGGTTGGTAAATGAAGGCACGATGGCAAACTTGGCAACTTTGCAGCCTGTGCTTTCGCCGATGCTATGGAACTCGGTTGCGACATGCAAATTTGCTGACAAGCACGGCATTCACGGATTTGTCGAACCAGATGAAAATGGCGGTGCTCGGCCCTATTCCAGTGTTTCACGGAAGACCAAGGCTCTTTGGAATATTTTTTCTCAGAATGGAATTCGATCCAACGTAATCAATTGGTGGGCAAGCCATCCCGCTGAAAAGATTGATGGATGTGTAGTCAGCAACCTTTTCGGTGGTGTTCGCATTGATCCCGAATCTGGTTGGCAAATTACTCCTGGTACGGTTCATCCCGAGGAAAAGGAGTCTTTTTATGCACAGATGAAATTCTTTCCAAATGAGATCGGGCAAGAACATATCCTGCCATTCATTCCTCTTGCTGCGGAAATTGACCAGAAGAAGGACAAGCGTCTAAGTTCATTTGCCAAAACTTTCGCCGAGATGATGACAACTCATTCAGTGGCGACTGGAGTAATGGAGTTGGAGCCGTGGGACTTCATGGCCATCTATTACACAGGTATCGACCATTTCTCTCATGGGTTCATGGAATACCATCCGCCGAAACTGCCACGCATTTCGGAAAAGGACTTTGAAATCTACAAGGATGTCGTGAAAGGCGCCTATCAGTTTCACGACATGATGCTGGCCAGGATTCTGGAACTGGCTGACGAAAATACAACCATTGTGCTTTGCTCGGATCATGGGTTTCAATCTGGCGCCTACCGGCCGCGTGGTACACCTCGTGAACCAGCAGGTCCAGCAGTTTGGCACCGACAATACGGAATCCTCGTAATGAAGGGGCCCGGCATTAAGAAGGACGAGAGGATTTATGGAGCCAGCCTTATCGATGTTGGACCGACATTGCTGCAGTTGTATGGACTTCCCGTCGGCGACGATATGGACGGGCGAGTACTGATTGAAGCTTTCGAGGATCCGGAAGAAACGACAACGATACCTTCGTGGGACGATGTGCCGGGCAATCATGGCATGCCCGACAAAGAAGAGGTCGTTTCGAATGCCAAATCCGAAGAACTGCTTAAGCAGTTTGTGGCGTTAGGCTACGTTGAGGATTTTGGTGGTGACAAAGAAAAGCAATCCTTGGCTGCCGATACTGAGGGGAAATACAATCTCTCGCGCTGTTTGATGTGGCAGAATCGTAACGATGAAGCGAAGACGATTTTGGAAGAGCTTCTTGTTCTGGCGCCCTGGGAAAATCGTTTCATAATCCAGCTCGCTGACTGTTATTTTCGTTGCGGCTATTTGAAGCAAGCTGAAGCGCTAATTGACAAAGCGTTTGATCTTGAAAAGACAGTCGTTTTTCAGGCAATCGTGATCTATGCAAAGTTACAGTTTGAGCTGGGCGATGTAGAGAAAGGTATGAAATACCTGACTCTTGCGTCACGTAGATCTCCTCGATTTCCGAAGCTGCACGCCCAGATCGGCGATGCTTTTTCGTCGCTTCGAAATTGGAAGCAGGCAGAGAAGTCTTACCGGAAAGCGATCGAGCTTCATCCGGACCTCGCACAAGCCTATCAAGGTTTGGCAAAAGCGAGTCTGCGAATGAACCGAATTGATGATGCGATTGATTCAGCGCTGTCTGCCGTCGGTCTGGTCCACCGTTTGCCGAAGGCCCACCTGACTCTGGGGATCGCATTGGCGCGGAAAAAGGATTTTGAGAAAGCGACTCTGGCGTTTAAAAACGCTGCAAAATTCGCTCCTAAAATGGTGCATCCACATCGCTGGTTGGTTCGTATCTACGAGATGCACGGAGAGCAAGCACTGGCGGACCAGCATCGCAAACAGGTTGCACTGCTGAGTAGTTTCCAGGTGGGCGAACGTAAAACGGAAGACGAACGCCGGGGGACGAAGTTTCAGCTGCCAGAAATTGAGGACGAAGCCACACGTGAGGAAAGATTGCTCAAGGAGCGACCGTCACCAAATGATCCAGTCGAGGAATCCGGGAAAACGTTTGTACTTGTTTCCGGCCTACCACGTTCCGGAACGTCGTTGATGATGCAGATGCTCGTGGCCGGGGGGATGGAACCCATCTCTGATGGTGAGCGGGAAGCGGATACTGACAATCCCAAAGGCTACTTCGAATGGGAGGCGATCAAACAAATCGGAGAGAAACCGGAGTTGCTCGATGACGACGCGCACGCTGGAAAAGTGCTTAAAACAATTTCCATGCTGTTGGACAAAATGCCAAGAAAGCATCGCTATAAAGTTATCTTTATGATGCGACCGCTTTCCGAGATCGCGGCGTCGCAGACGAAGATGATTCAAAGGTTGGGGACGACTGGGGCGGAGGTCGAAGAAAAACGACTGGTTAGAGAGCTAGCGAGGCATCGAGCCGAGTCAGTAAGCTGGTTGGACAAGGCTCAGAACGTTGAGCACATTCTTGTCGATTATCCTGCCCTCATTTCGGATCCGGAATCGAGTCTGGAGAAGATCGTTGAGCTTTTGGGCGATGAGTACCTGTCGACTCCGGATCAAATGATCTCAGCGATCGACAAGTCTTTGTACCGAAACCGAACTGAAGCCAAGGGCGGGAACAAAAACTGATTGGCTGATTTTGCAGGCGACGATTTCCGCATGGTTGCTATCGCCAAATTTGCCACCTGCGGTACATCGCCCTGAATCACTCTCAGTGAGTTTCGGTTGTGATTTGAATATGAAAATCCGCGACCGATCCGAAAAAAAATCTGTCCGGTTTAGGCGGCAGCGAAGTCCTATGGAGTAAACAAACTCCAGGGATTCATTGCCATGAGAAAAATATTCTTTCTATGTGCCCTTCTGATCGTCAGCTGGGCACAATTCGATTCCGCAGTCGCACAGGGATTTTTTAACCCTCTCGAGGAGCTGGATTTCTGGAGCGAAGAAGAGCTTCCGTTGCCGGTTTACTATTGGGACAACGGCTATACCGGAATCGATTCAGTCACCGGGCTAGCGCTCGACAGTAGCAGTGCTCTTCAAGCATCAATCAACACGTGGAACGAGGCCAGCGTTAACAGCCTTGGGTTCTCCTTCATGGGAACATCCACGACATACCAAGAAAATGCGGTCAACGTAAGCTTTGGAAGCAATGCAATCTTTGATCAATTTGGCGCGATTGGCGTCGCGCTCATTGACTACAACGTGGATTTTCAAAATCCACATCTGCCTCGGTGCGAATGGAAGGCAACTGGGGCGGATGTTGTGATCAACGAGAATTTCTCGTACACAAATCATGAACAGGCCTCTCCGTTGGGCCCATATGATTTGCAGGGTCTGTTTACGCATGAGCTGGGGCACGTGCTTGGATTGCCGCACGTTGATAATCAGCCCGCCGTAATGAACAGTACATATAGCGGTTTGAGGGAATTGCAGCAGATCGACATCGAGATGTTGGCAAACGAAAAAGTCTTCACGCCTTCCATCTGTGGTCTCCCGCTTTCATCAGCCGGGCGGCTGGAGTGGTCTTTATCGGCCGACTCAGGTTCGGGTTTCTCAAATATCGAAGATGCACTCGTGCTGAGTACTCTTTCGGGTGACATTCCACAGACTACGATTCCCGGAGTCTTTGAGCCAGAGGCGAAAGCCATTGTTTCTTTGAATTTTGATGAAGATGAAAGCCGCGACGACCTGGTGATTTCACTGGAGGACGGCTATCTGGCGGATGGAAGTTTGGGAATCGAATTTGGCGTGACGATCGAAGACCTTGCCTGGGAAGATCAGCTTGAGAGACAGTTGCTGGGGGTGGATGAGAACGGCCAGGTTCAACTGGAGATTGAATTCTTGCGTTTGGAATCGATCGGGCCGACAGAATTTGGTGACGTCGTCGATTCAACAACAATGATGGCGACAGTAGCGTTCGATGGAAGTCGGCTTCAAATTGAACCGATGAGTTACGAATTCGACGAAGCTCTGTTTTTTGATTTCGCAACTTTCAGCAGCAACGGATTGAAGGGTATTGAGATTCGCGGGATTTCGTTTGGACTTCAGGCAGTTCCTGAGCCCAACGCCGGAAGCTTGCTATTGCTTGTCTGGATCGCTGCTTTCAATCGAAGGCGAAGAATTGCTTGTTAAATAAAGCGATCGGCAATGCAAAAAACGGCGACATCGAACAATCGATGTCGCCGTTTGAGATTTCAAATGGTTGTGGCTGATGCCGCCGCAACCGCGTTTATCATGACCACAGGCTGGAAGCCTATGCCACCGTTCTACGCCTTAGCCTTCCAGTGCAGCTTGAGCAGCAGCCAGGCGTGCGATTGGAACTCGGTAAGGAGAACATGAAACGTAATCCAGGCCGGTGCGAACGCAGAACTTGACCGAGTTCGGCTCACCGCCGTGCTCGCCGCAGATTCCGCACTTCAATTTCGGACGAGTACTGCGACCCTTCTGAACAGCCATCTCGACCAACTGGCCAACACCCGATTCGTCGATCTGTTGGAACGGGTCAGTTTCAAGGATCTTCTCTTCCAGGTAGTCAGGCAGGAACGATCCGATGTCGTCACGGCTGTATCCGAACGTCATCTGAGTCAGGTCGTTGGTTCCGAAGCTGAAGAACTCAGCGGTTTCAGCGACCTGGTCGGCCGTCAGAGCAGCTCGAGGAATCTCGATCATCGTTCCAACCATGTACTTGACCTTCGACTTCTTCGTTTTGATGATCTCATCGGCAACGCGACGAACGATCTTTTCAAGGTAGTCCAACTCAGCCTTCGTACCGATCAGCGGAATCATGATTTCAGGAAGAACCTTGGTGCCCTTTTCCTGAACTTTGACTGCGGCTTCGATGATTGCCCGAGTTTGCATTTCGCAAAGGACTGGATACGTGATGCTCAAACGGCAACCACGATGACCAAGCATTGGGTTGAACTCATGAAGTTCAGCAACACGCTCCTGAACTTTCGACAATGGAACGCTCAATTCCTTGGCCATCTTCTTCATGTCTGCTTCGGTGTGAGGCAGGAACTCGTGAAGAGGAGGATCCAACAGGCGAACCGTTACCGGAAGTCCGTCCATCGCTTTAAAGATTCCGACGAAGTCTTTGC is part of the Mariniblastus fucicola genome and harbors:
- a CDS encoding PVC-type heme-binding CxxCH protein; this translates as MRLYLFFLAVVVLTHGTNGFAQDGQHRPELSTSQFDVHPELDVTLFAAEPLLANPTNIDVDHSGRVWVCEVINYRQKIANGDIPERTEGDRIIIVEDSDGDGKADETRVFYQGRDVDSAHGICVLGNRVIVSANDSVFYLIDDDGDLKADRKEILFTGIGGTQHDHGIHAFVFGPDGKLYFNFGNEGKQICDAQGEPIVDRAGNVVKDSIRPYQQGMVFRCNLDGSEFETLAWNFRNNWEVCVDSFGTLWQSDNDDDGNRSTRINYVMPYGNYGYRDETDGSGWRSNRTGMHSEVPLKHWHLNDPGVIPNLLQTGAGSPTGICLYEGDALPEVFRNQIIHCDAGPNIVRSYPVENDGAGYQASTVNMVDGAKKNQWFRPSDVCIAPHGTLIVADWYDPGVGGHRMRDVQRGRLFRVFAKGTGTAWSFADRLTNESAIEWLKSPNQSRRFLAWSFIQKNKPADVIDALWKTWRNDSNPRFRARAMWLLGEVTDAQEKLESIVDTGLADSDPNIRIATLRFCRRYSSKLNVDAVEKKIDHADPSLQVRREIAVGLRDMQPANLAEQWIQLAMQHNGDDRWYLEALGIAAEGHWDACLDLLVVAKENGKISTAAFRDIVWRSRGRQTPQLLIEIINQPDVTDSQVLRYFRAFDFIKSLCSESSQRDAESRLGKLAFAERTPGQKPKVIFRESTNRIQLESLSPEQSARIDEIMSNCDDAEFVELALNFGDDDRDKKLLSIALENSDKKVGADAMAILMRRKKLGMVQRALVTSGDEQFARYVNALVRCGVREGGHVLAGFSDGKDKPMERRVAAVRALGKTSSGAGDLLWRVQNGKNDPELEPVIAATLHSAPWGYIRDAAAKHFPLPPFKDAKPLPAIADLLKRSGDNRKGEAIFAGVGTCAKCHVVNGKGVEIGPDLSEIGSKLSREAMFESILFPSAGISHNYENWLIAKDDGEIVSGLLLTKTDATTTVKDINGIVHEIDADEIEQQKRLKLSLMPADLIREFSEQELIDLVDYLMSLRKPK
- a CDS encoding PEP-CTERM sorting domain-containing protein — protein: MNKQNDSSSVNKKRWAAYSAAGLAALVSGADSAEAEITHIEVGTTWTTDSDFYYALDGSAALNFYHPGDRALVGVWNGGYYGSLVGVSSGGFNYASNLASGVNVSTQGFLGSVFADFADGGGYTNSQFVNTSGFFAFRFDGGAGQQFGWGRLTAAGDSPVNTFTIEEYAFADVGEAIEVGQTVSAVPEPGSLGLLALGAVGVLASRRKKLALAS
- a CDS encoding alkaline phosphatase family protein; amino-acid sequence: MAEAKKKVLLIGWDGADWEHINPLMDEGLLPTLEGLVNEGTMANLATLQPVLSPMLWNSVATCKFADKHGIHGFVEPDENGGARPYSSVSRKTKALWNIFSQNGIRSNVINWWASHPAEKIDGCVVSNLFGGVRIDPESGWQITPGTVHPEEKESFYAQMKFFPNEIGQEHILPFIPLAAEIDQKKDKRLSSFAKTFAEMMTTHSVATGVMELEPWDFMAIYYTGIDHFSHGFMEYHPPKLPRISEKDFEIYKDVVKGAYQFHDMMLARILELADENTTIVLCSDHGFQSGAYRPRGTPREPAGPAVWHRQYGILVMKGPGIKKDERIYGASLIDVGPTLLQLYGLPVGDDMDGRVLIEAFEDPEETTTIPSWDDVPGNHGMPDKEEVVSNAKSEELLKQFVALGYVEDFGGDKEKQSLAADTEGKYNLSRCLMWQNRNDEAKTILEELLVLAPWENRFIIQLADCYFRCGYLKQAEALIDKAFDLEKTVVFQAIVIYAKLQFELGDVEKGMKYLTLASRRSPRFPKLHAQIGDAFSSLRNWKQAEKSYRKAIELHPDLAQAYQGLAKASLRMNRIDDAIDSALSAVGLVHRLPKAHLTLGIALARKKDFEKATLAFKNAAKFAPKMVHPHRWLVRIYEMHGEQALADQHRKQVALLSSFQVGERKTEDERRGTKFQLPEIEDEATREERLLKERPSPNDPVEESGKTFVLVSGLPRSGTSLMMQMLVAGGMEPISDGEREADTDNPKGYFEWEAIKQIGEKPELLDDDAHAGKVLKTISMLLDKMPRKHRYKVIFMMRPLSEIAASQTKMIQRLGTTGAEVEEKRLVRELARHRAESVSWLDKAQNVEHILVDYPALISDPESSLEKIVELLGDEYLSTPDQMISAIDKSLYRNRTEAKGGNKN
- a CDS encoding matrixin family metalloprotease, whose product is MRKIFFLCALLIVSWAQFDSAVAQGFFNPLEELDFWSEEELPLPVYYWDNGYTGIDSVTGLALDSSSALQASINTWNEASVNSLGFSFMGTSTTYQENAVNVSFGSNAIFDQFGAIGVALIDYNVDFQNPHLPRCEWKATGADVVINENFSYTNHEQASPLGPYDLQGLFTHELGHVLGLPHVDNQPAVMNSTYSGLRELQQIDIEMLANEKVFTPSICGLPLSSAGRLEWSLSADSGSGFSNIEDALVLSTLSGDIPQTTIPGVFEPEAKAIVSLNFDEDESRDDLVISLEDGYLADGSLGIEFGVTIEDLAWEDQLERQLLGVDENGQVQLEIEFLRLESIGPTEFGDVVDSTTMMATVAFDGSRLQIEPMSYEFDEALFFDFATFSSNGLKGIEIRGISFGLQAVPEPNAGSLLLLVWIAAFNRRRRIAC